The proteins below come from a single Caulobacter flavus genomic window:
- a CDS encoding adenylate kinase, translating into MNLILFGPPGAGKGTQAKRLVEQRGMVQLSTGDMLRAAIASGSELGQKVKGVLDRGDLVTDEIVIALIEERLPEAEAAGGAIFDGFPRTVAQAEALDVMLAKRGQKIDSVVRLEVDEPALIERITKRYAEQGRSDDNPETFVNRLARYNADTAPLLPYYREQGKLVEVDGMGAVEAVAASIDATLSVVA; encoded by the coding sequence GGGCGGGCAAGGGCACCCAGGCCAAGCGGTTGGTCGAGCAACGCGGCATGGTCCAGCTGTCGACCGGCGACATGCTGCGCGCCGCCATCGCCTCGGGCTCCGAGCTCGGCCAGAAGGTGAAGGGCGTGCTGGATCGCGGCGACCTGGTCACCGACGAAATCGTCATCGCCCTGATCGAGGAGCGCCTGCCCGAGGCCGAGGCCGCCGGCGGCGCCATCTTCGACGGCTTCCCGCGCACGGTCGCCCAGGCGGAAGCTCTGGATGTCATGCTGGCCAAGCGCGGCCAGAAGATCGACTCCGTCGTCCGACTCGAAGTAGACGAGCCAGCCTTGATCGAGCGGATCACCAAGCGATACGCGGAGCAGGGGCGGTCGGACGACAACCCCGAGACCTTCGTGAACCGTCTGGCCCGCTACAACGCCGACACCGCGCCGCTGCTCCCGTACTACCGCGAGCAGGGCAAGCTGGTGGAAGTGGACGGCATGGGGGCGGTGGAAGCCGTCGCCGCTTCGATCGACGCGACCCTTTCGGTCGTGGCGTAA